AGATGTGTGCATTGGGTTTGTAGCTGATGATACAGTCACTCCCATGCCTGGCATCTGGTTTGATATGACATGAAATCCGCTCGGCACTCTATCACCTTGGTTAGCATTTCCAGCAAACAGAGCTTGCTGTTGATTGAATGATGGGGTTAAAAAACAATGGCCGAAACTAGGGAGCGTGTTATTTGAAGGCACACAAACATTTTGTGCCATGTTTGGGTACGGTGACAAATTTTGCATCCCTAGTCTAGTGAGATGTGGAGATTGCTGGCCCTGCATTGTCAGACAGTTTGAATAGTTAGTCTGTCCAATAAATGTCCCCATCGGTGGTAAAACATTCACTTGTGAATTCACCATATCACATTGCACAGTTAATCCCTCCACAGATCCAGAACTTGAATTGTAACCGCCCATCATCATCGGATTGTACATCCCAGAACTTGCCATGGCAGTCTGCTGATTATAAAGCCCGGTATCATTGGGCATGACATTACGGTTTCCACCTGAGGGATCCATCATATAAATATTGGTCTGTTATCCAATTCCTAGGCTTAGAAAATCCTGCATGATGATGAGGGGCAAACTGAAATATATCGAAATGGCATTACATTAATCTTCAGAGAAAAAAATCGTTTACAGTAGACGTTATTAAACTCAAATACAACATCTGTGTGTTTCAAAAATTAGTTATGCTGACCcagtttaacaaaatgaaacagCCCGAGGTCATTTGGAAGCGAAATATAAACGCGGACGTCGTTGAAAACACGAAGAATGTGAAAGGAAATGGTTGCTTGTGCTCATGAAAAATATCGctatttcataaaatgttcaaaaaatgatatatcGCATGTGGCCAGATCAGCTGAACAAATCAAAACAACGAGtgtatgtgtgtatgtgtgtgttgaCCCGtacgacaggtgtcccataccgtTCACGAGCACAAAAAAGCAAAGAGACCTACCTCTagctaataaataaatatttattcctatCTATGCATATTATCAGATTCTGTATGGCATTCAAGCCTGTCCATTATTTACGATCGATttctaaatacatttttaatcgtttaaaattataaaatggcCGACTGCAATATTGCGCATGTGTTGACAAATCGTAATGCGACAAATAAATTATTGCGCCGTCGCATTCCCccaaaaattgtaattattgCGCGGGCGCACGTATTTGCGATTACAtgtgcggatctagagggggatcaggaggggggtcccgacccaccccctcccccctctggaaaatgaaaaatcataaaattaacaTAGTCAAATTAGTTTGTATACATATAATGTAAGCCATTGATGATTTAATTATAAGGTCCAGGGATGTATTTATAAACTGTTATACTATAGTTTACTGCAATTTCATCAAATGTTCAtttaataccaattttcgtggatttcgctGTCACTGAAGTGCAATTTATAATAGCATGTTGTGTGAAAGAATCATTCCCCAAGAAATAACAAATCCCTGTTTTTCTCTAAATCCACGAAAGTTTCTGCCCATAAACACAAGTGAAACCTcagtacaaatatttttttctggtttgagtaaccatgcatttaattttataaatttatcaaCAATAATTTTACAGCATACGATTTTAATTGATACTCTAAATGCaccattaaaaatattatttcttggtaaagtgtgggggggggggggggggggggtcgattccatgataattcacatttttataattatgtgtagaatgaaaaatgtttgctgcaaCAAACTATGACCTCCCTTGTTATGTGCCTGCTTATTAATGTTAACAACTAAGctgaaactgaaaaaaatgcTGTGTTTCTAACAGTGTACAGTGTCACGATTAATATTGGCCATTGTAATCTAAAATATAGGGTATTTCTTGCATATATTTCTGAATCATCAAAcactttacattttcatttcaggaGAGTGAATATTTATGATTTCCCAGTAGAAAAGAAAAGACATTAGATATCCAAcacttttaatgaaaatgatcaaaacaaaatgacataacattatacaatatcagTGTTTCTTTCTGGATTTTTGAACTTTAAATTTCTGACGCGACTGCCTCTGTTTCTGTCGATGATTTTGGAAAGCTTGTTTCTTGGCTTTGATTTTCCGCTGCTTGAGGATTTCCTCCTTGTGCTTCAGCTCTGTCCGATTTCTCTTCTGGTCTTCTTCCTCTTTGAGTTTTGTATGCCCTAAACagataaaattacatgtattaagaagtGAAAACTCAAGCTGTCTTCAATTTTATACAGTGAACATGCACATATTTGTTAGTATGCATATACTTACAGTTTCTTCGCTTGGTTCCAATGACCTTTAACCTGTAGCTGTTGTCTTGGTTACCAGTGTTAGTTTCACGTTCTTCCTCTTCATCTCCACTGTCATTGGCATttgccattttgtttttgtttaaccAGTCTTTGTAAGTAAACTTCAGTCAAGGAATCTTCATTTCAAATCACACTCTAATCacatattttcttcaaatttttatgttaaatttatcaatttgcaAATTAACCAAACATCTTATACTGAAAGACCACCtcccttatacatgtacttcagaacaataagatttaaatgacaaaaaccatttaaattttttttaaaaggatatGCACGAGATTTATAGGAAGCTGATATCATAGCCCCACTCTCTGTTCTGATCTTTTTCTTGCCAGCTGCATTGTCATTGGTTGTGacaaactttttcttttttctgtccctgataagaaacaaaataaataaaggcattaacatataaatgaaattttgaaatatatctcaaacactgatatctcaagTACAATGTTCATGTCGAAGTAATTtataagtcccaaccacttatttctTAAAGTATTTACCGTCAATATCTCgaatacttggatatctcgaaattttaaaatagtccTATCCAGTTcgagataatgaagtttgactgtacaggtatttttttttttttattctgaattCTTAACCATACTCACCACCTCTTGTTTGACATGGGTTTAGATTTATTAATCTCATCTCGCAAGTCTAACACAGCTCCTGTCGCTTCTTTGTCAAAGGAAGTTCCTAAGCTTAATCTGAAATCAACATgatttgtatttacattttcttttggATTAATGTTCTGTAAAGAAAgcaatactgtagattcctaattaatcACGgggatttaatatttttgagaagcACCCCTCACggatttttaattatatcaaattttgttcaggaaaaaaaaaattaatcattagttTCTCGGGCAAAATTTTGATGAGGGAGACATGTTTTTTTCCAAaggttaaatatatatatttttttgttctttttggtTTAAACTGTGCGTTTccttttgaaagaaaaagttttTTGCAGATGAACAAACatgacaaataagatatgcctCTGCTTCATAAGGGAGGATCTAATGGCATTTCAAACGTTGAATTTGCCTgataaaacacttaaaaaacaagaggcccatgggccacatcgcttacctgagaaacaatagacataataaattcagctttatggagtcatatacaaactgtttttttaaatatctcttTTATGAACTCTTATATCCCTTTACCATTATCTCAGTAATTTATTGCTGcattttacattaacatatcACAATTATCCGTACCCGAGTTCAGACTGGAAGTCTTTGGGACGATAGTGAAGGTAGTTTTCTTCATCTCTTATACTCTCCTGCTTGCGTTTCTTTTTCCTCTGGGGATCAAACAACTTGTTATTGGCTTTTCTTTTTCCTCCAATGACTGTTCGAAATGTTTCCTATTACATTgagaaaatatcaaatttttcaaaaaccgAGCTGCAAGTATATGCAATTCTCTACATTTGAAATATTCTAAGAGGATATCATTTATCTTGTAATTTCTGTTATGAAGGCtgctaaaaaaaacaaccaaacaaaCGAGAGaaccatgggccacatcgctcacctgagcaacataAGACATAATTAAATCAGCTACATGAAGTCATATCCAAAATATTGGGAGAATGAATGAGTAAAACAGATCCtgtattaaaagattttcaaatttttctacTGATGTTATCATGTAGAGTCCCTTTTGTAACTAGATGATTTCATATTAATATCACACATTGAGCACTGCTATTCTCAAAAAGATCTTAAACAATATAAACCTCCATCAAAATTTAAACCCCTTGTGTGGCCCAAGAATTATCCAGGACATAGTCTAAACAACTGAGGATCAACAAATATCAATATGCCTGCATATTAGtaatactatatatatttaagaatgatcaaatttatttcctatgtaaaaatttgaccactcccccccccccccccattaaagtctcatcattttttatttgatttttaaagatttttttctatatatatattacacaacctgaggatgcttccactcaagttacagcttttctgcttaattaatttttgaaaagaaaatactACTCTTTACATTCCTattgtaaaaattcgaccccatggtaaccccaccctaccctcgggatCATGgttttagctcaggtgagctaaaacaaaaccagcaaacaaaattttcatgctTGAGATAAACAGTATTGATAAGATTATCTGTTTTAAGTGTTTGTTTTTACCTTACCTTGACATTTTCTTCATCAGCCATCAGCTGCTCTGTTTCCCCTCTATCACTGTCGTCTGATTCTGCATCCTTCAAGTCTGTCACCTGCTTCGTCTTCTTTTGGATGACTGTTTGATGGAAGGCTCTCTTATGTTTCATCACATCAAAGCTCCTGTTTTTGCTTGATGTATTTGTTTCGAAAATTGTCTGAAATTCAATTCAGTTATCAAAATCACcactgtatcaaaatatttcactttattcttttcaataattccaatatagggcacctgctccaaatactttaaccagctctaaaaaccttaacctctttcagcatccaaaacctatggctcagattcagcattcaagcctgtcaggtgtaTGAGTATCAtaccatgcaagtttggtgaagttaggaccagtagtaacttagaaatggctagcaaagggcacctgctctaaaaactttaacctgctccaaaaaccttaacctcgtCCAGCATTTAGAATTTATTGCCCAGATTCAGTATCCAAGTCTTTTAAGttcataagtaggtccagatgcatcatccatgcaagtttggtgaagataggacaagtaataacttagatacaggacctgcaacaaaaacgtTAACCAGGCCCGGATGCCGACGCCGAGCCGGGGTAATAGCATAAGCTTCTTCCCCCCGACTTTGtcttggtgagctaaaaagtgtaAATGGTTTTAGTAAatggataaattttaaaaacgtgTTCTAAATGTATATCTTTGTAAAAACTTACTGAGTGCCCTTTATATGccttcaatgcatttaataactCATTCTTCTGCTGTTCTTCCGTACTGCACTCTTTTGCTACAAAATACCAGAAGATTGAGGCAACTACTCAAAAAAGATTTGACCTAATTAAAAGATAAATGTATGAtaactttaattcaaaatattttcatcacaatgacaaatatttttcctttcgtGAAATATTAATAATCAGATCCATGCAAGATACTAAAAACTGATCTAGTCAAGTTTTGACTGCAAATCATTGAATTCCAGAAGCTTAGCAAATTCAGTACACAAACGTGTCATCTTCACTGACTGAGTGTGACTCCCTTTTTGATGGCGAGAGTAAAGGAAAATTGTTTGCAAGGATGCAAAATTCAGTAAAATTGATACCAAATGATATTAATGCTTCACCAATTACCAAACACAGGGTGCAATCCAATGTTATCCGTAGACTGGATCTGTTTGTAGCGTTTAATGGACTCCTTGGCCGGGAGAGGCCGAGACCTCAGGTATTTCTTTTGGGCATTTCCAACAActtttttcatgtttatctgataaataaaacccacaatttttttttttaaatacataaaatacaatgaacaaattaacattatttcTAAAATCATATTGATGCTTAATTCTCAAGAGGCATTTTTCATGAGAGAAGAAAGAATACAGGTATTTGGTACTTAAAGGGTGCCTGCAGCCCAGCCCATGTGAAACATATGTCAAAgaatttatttaccaaaatttaatgcaaaaaactgcatcgaaatataaaaaataacggAGTTACGCCACTTCAATGTGGCTATTTTTACCTGTTTTTAGAAATCCAATCAAAAGAAAATAGAATTAGGCGATAACAAGGCTTCCGTGGAAGTGAAATCACGAGGTCAACAGGAGGGAAAACGTTCCAAATAAATGCCTTAATTTTTACTTATATAGCTCactttaaaaatgacaaaatttacaattcagcaattcaaattttttttttttaaaatgtaattaaatattcatttcgGAAGTTATTACATTGATCATTTAATTAAGTCTCTATTTCTTATATCTATTAAAGTGCAACTTTCTTTCAAGCATAATAGTCAGCAGTTATACTCCAAATAGCTTTATAAGCCGTTATACTAATGCAgaatcattatgaaatctgaataaacttgaaaattttaacaaaggATGTTAttaagtgtaaaataaaattccattatcgtatttttaaagaatacgAGACAGACTTCATCATGCAATCATCTTGGACTTTTGCCCTGAACTATTAATGATCCtgtgtttatttaaaattattcctgttttgttttaatatgcATGCTGTTTTGATAATTGGTTCgaaattaatattaatgaataatTGGGCGACATAGTGGTAATGTCTCATATGAGGAATAGACCCCGCATTACCTTTCACAAGATACCGGTATGTATTATCAGTATTATCAATAATGTCATGGAAAAATCATCCAAAATATGACaatattaacaaagaaaaacaaaaatatgtttttataacaataatgcTTTCAGTTGATTGATTGTCATTTGCTACATTGCTACATAGACTGTGAATTTATATGCATAGTGTGTTACATATTTGACTAAATTTatgaagcaaacaattttcCAAGTTCGGCATTTTCGTTCCATACAAAAACGGttttaaactcaaacaacagtacaattagtcaacaaaggtttataCGGAAATAAAAATACGGAAACAAATGTTCATATTTCGATTAAACATTTCAAGAAAAGTAACAGTTTTCATACAATTTTCTTGTTTCTCATAGAGCGgcgttgaccccgtgacgtcacaattaatcTCACGTCAAATTGGCTTGATTCAAAAAtcgttcaggtgtgaaatcTGGTTTTCTCCAAAGTACTCATGCGATcgcagtaaaattttcaggatgatgtttttTAACATAGATCTCCgtaatatcaaaaattgactgGCACTGCAGGTACTCTTCCACTTATCCTCAAAATATGCCGTTCATGGTTTACAAGGGGTATTAATTTATTGAATGGGCAAACAAAACATAGGTAAACACAGATTACACAGCTCTCCGAGACGGGACATCACCtgtatgagaccacctttatcataatatatgaaaatcatagttaataaTCTTGGATATTTATGGATACTGTATTGtggtttgacacaatatcgtatacattgtatcacatgttaaaatattgtttaataattaAACATAAATTGACATAGTATTGTAAGATACAACTTTAATCAATACAGTAATAAAACTTTGATGTTGCATCTAATGAAACTATACAATAttcatatgatatatcatatgatacaatatgtactccgtctcggtgagctaaaaaattagTCTCAAATGTGTCTCTATGCATTTAGAGTACATCTATAGGAGTTTTGGACTCACCAAATCAATATGATCCTTGTGCCAGAGCCTGAGCTGTTCCTCCTCTTCATCAACCACTGTCTGTGGAACATCTCCCAGGACCCCGTCCTTGTCTGAAACATTATCAAATAAGTccccaaaaaatattaaaatttcacaaacattgataaatgtgtttaaaaatatgaaaacttcaGAATTACTTTCATTGTGTCCAATGATAGAGAAATTTCATTTGGATATTGAAGCACAACTGCAGTTTACACTCAAAATTCACACAATTACTGTATATATCCccatgaacatttaaaaaattaacaatctaTAACCCCCTCCATATATTTAACTTCTTTATGGACACCTTGTTTCTCTAACCTTCTACATTTTTAAGCTGTGAGGCAATAGTTAGGGATCTCCCTAAAAAGATGTATAAATCCAGGAGGAAAGGCACCTCATCCTGGGCCACCAGAGAATAGGCGTACCCCTCCCTGCCAGCCCGGGCAACACGACCtgtgtacaaataaaacaaatgactttaatgccaaaaaatatttttccattgaaaaaaaataaaataaattacatgtgtaaAGTGAAAAATTCTTATAACAAAGTGTCAGagacaaacaattttgatttgttatgaGTTAAACTCATTGAAttctatgataatttttttttttttttttttttttttttttttttttataaaagactATCACAGATGAAACTGCATACTTTGGTGTTAACTTGAATTCATGATATTTGTGCTTGCTTTAAATCTGTTTTATTGTATTTGGATttgataaaaagtatttttaatttatttattttttaaacaaaccatgttatatttatttatatctgtATGTAAGGCTTACACTAAAATTCCAATTAACACAGGCAAATACTCACCCACTCTGTGCACAAAGAGCTTGGACTTGGCTGGGAAGTTGACATTTATGACATTGTCCAGCAGAGGGATGTCGATTCCACGGGCAGCGAGGTCAGTCACTATGAGAACCTTCACTTTCTTGTGTTGAAACTTTGCTACATTGATTTTACGAGCAGAGGGGTCTAGCGAGCTATAGATGTAAGTAGAATCTATCCCAGCATATGTCAATATCTGAAATATTGTACCATACTGTATGTAAATAAAGATTCACTTGACCATAGCAACATGTCCAAAAATTCTTTGAACTTTTTTCCCCATCCATACACAAAATTGAGATCAATAATGCTTTGTACTCAAATTGAGAGCACATCCACAAATTTCACCcttaattttcatatcaaattaatGCCAAGTAAAATTGTTATTGTTGAGATGGTACAGTATTTAAAAGATCTGTATAGGGGAGAAAACTCCTTAGTCAttgaattcagaaaaataaatatttgaaaatcatacCATATGAAGATATTCCACATGATGCTTCGTCGCAGCAAATACAACAGTTAGCTGATCTAAGTCAATGACATGCTTGAGAATATAAAGCAAAATGGCTGGTTTGTCCTCCTCACGGCATCGGAAAAAGGATTGCTGGAAAATTCAAACAAAGCACATATTATGTATCATCTTCTTTTTTAAAGCAACAATAAaccttatttttttctctcaaacaTTTCATTCTTTACAGAAGGCATCCTCTCCCACAAACTAAATCATTCTGGATAAAGTCCCTTCAACTaagatttcaattttcaataaattaaagaaGCCAGGTAAAAGTGAATATAAAACACATGTACCTTCAGCTGCTCACTAAGTTTGGTTTCCACATCCAGCCTTAACAGTGTTGGGTCATGAAGTCCAGCTTTAGCAAACTCTACCAGTAGCTTTGGCAGAGTAGCCGAGAACAAAACTGTTTGTCTGGACTCAGGCAGCCTGTGAATTATCTCATGCAATTGCTCTTGAAATCCCATCTCAAATAGCCTGTTCAGAGTGAGGAAGATAATCCTTTAATAATGGCATCCATGTTATACATGAAAATATTGATAGTCTTGCTATGACTTGTTCTGATGTTATTTCTAGTTTCTGTGGTTGTTTTTGACTAAGTCTAGTACCTGTCTGCCTCGTCAAAGACCACATACTCCACAGATTTGAGTTTCTTTTCCATCTCCACTAAGACGTGCATTAAACGACCAGGTGTGGCTATGATTCTGAAAAGAAGAGGAAAATTTCAGATGAATGCCACTGCAGTTTGGCATAACGTAaacttttaatacatgtataaagtttttcttcaaaatttcttATGCCTGAAGTAACAAAACTTACATATCAGGGTTTTCATGAAGTGCAGCAAACTGGTCATCCATCCTAAAATAGGATATTTGtggttttcaattttaaagcaaaaattatATCAGTATGTTACATTTTTCTGTAGATTATTCAAATCAAATGTGATCATTAGTATATTTACTTGTCTCCTCCTAAAACCACTGCTGCT
This genomic window from Magallana gigas chromosome 5, xbMagGiga1.1, whole genome shotgun sequence contains:
- the LOC105343386 gene encoding ATP-dependent RNA helicase DDX54; protein product: MTKWRKKRLDQQNHESKTQTFKSEKRKTKSTKLKPNGKNDNTNRACDVKNKKAVKQKVERKYSKGNKRGSFEEDNDEMEVVGQKHLQQIFIPDKEDADSDSSQELQDTRKWLTEQNRKKKKSGGFQSMGLSHGVYKGVLRKGYKIPTPIQRKTVPLIMEGKDVVAMARTGSGKTAAFLIPMFEKLKTHTAKSGARGLILSPTRELALQTLKFTKELGKYTGLRAAVVLGGDKMDDQFAALHENPDIIIATPGRLMHVLVEMEKKLKSVEYVVFDEADRLFEMGFQEQLHEIIHRLPESRQTVLFSATLPKLLVEFAKAGLHDPTLLRLDVETKLSEQLKQSFFRCREEDKPAILLYILKHVIDLDQLTVVFAATKHHVEYLHMILTYAGIDSTYIYSSLDPSARKINVAKFQHKKVKVLIVTDLAARGIDIPLLDNVINVNFPAKSKLFVHRVGRVARAGREGYAYSLVAQDEVPFLLDLYIFLGRSLTIASQLKNVEDKDGVLGDVPQTVVDEEEEQLRLWHKDHIDLINMKKVVGNAQKKYLRSRPLPAKESIKRYKQIQSTDNIGLHPVFAKECSTEEQQKNELLNALKAYKGHSTIFETNTSSKNRSFDVMKHKRAFHQTVIQKKTKQVTDLKDAESDDSDRGETEQLMADEENVKETFRTVIGGKRKANNKLFDPQRKKKRKQESIRDEENYLHYRPKDFQSELGLSLGTSFDKEATGAVLDLRDEINKSKPMSNKRWDRKKKKFVTTNDNAAGKKKIRTESGAMISASYKSRAYKDWLNKNKMANANDSGDEEEERETNTGNQDNSYRLKVIGTKRRNWHTKLKEEEDQKRNRTELKHKEEILKQRKIKAKKQAFQNHRQKQRQSRQKFKVQKSRKKH